In Candidatus Sericytochromatia bacterium, a genomic segment contains:
- a CDS encoding ABC transporter ATP-binding protein: protein MAVNGVSLRIDRGEFVAITGPSGSGKSTLLYLLGALDRPTSGSVRIDGADTARMHDPELAALRNRHVGFVFQFHFLLPELTALENVVLPQLVAGVARATAQARAQELLERLELTHRAGHRPHELSGGQQQRVAIARALANRPLLLLGDEPTGNLDTGNSHKVYEWLREQNQQHGQTIVLVTHNPELAEAADRVIELVDGQLVADGAGRLAPPGGSP, encoded by the coding sequence ATGGCGGTGAACGGCGTCAGCCTGCGCATCGACCGGGGCGAGTTTGTGGCCATCACCGGGCCCTCGGGCTCAGGCAAGAGCACGCTGCTGTATCTGCTCGGCGCCCTCGACCGCCCCACCAGTGGCAGCGTCCGTATCGACGGCGCTGACACGGCCCGCATGCACGATCCTGAACTGGCGGCGCTGCGCAATCGACACGTCGGCTTCGTGTTCCAGTTTCATTTTTTGTTGCCGGAACTCACGGCGCTGGAAAACGTGGTGTTGCCGCAGCTGGTGGCCGGCGTGGCCCGGGCCACGGCGCAGGCCCGGGCGCAGGAGCTGCTGGAGCGCCTGGAACTCACCCACCGTGCCGGGCATCGTCCTCACGAGCTCTCCGGGGGCCAGCAGCAGCGCGTGGCGATCGCCCGGGCGCTGGCCAATCGCCCGCTGCTGCTGCTCGGCGACGAACCGACCGGCAACCTGGACACGGGCAACAGCCATAAGGTCTACGAGTGGTTGCGCGAGCAGAACCAGCAGCACGGTCAGACGATCGTGCTGGTGACGCACAATCCCGAACTGGCCGAGGCCGCCGACCGGGTCATCGAGCTGGTGGATGGCCAGCTGGTGGCGGACGGCGCGGGGCGGCTGGCGCCACCGGGAGGGTCGCCGTGA